The following coding sequences are from one Arcobacter nitrofigilis DSM 7299 window:
- a CDS encoding tripartite tricarboxylate transporter TctB family protein, with product MTLSKEKIANSIVILCLATFVLWYALNAHNASSSLENMILILPIASITLCLCIYEFFTQKEDLEKKDDFLTVLPVMILFAAYVFSLEYLGFDLGTVLFLAASLYIHGEKRLPWVIGYSLVYGFIIAYFFSMMLPYPMPMTFLPTDY from the coding sequence ATGACTTTATCAAAAGAAAAAATAGCTAATAGCATAGTAATTCTATGCTTGGCTACTTTTGTACTATGGTATGCATTAAATGCACATAATGCTTCTAGTAGTTTGGAAAATATGATTCTTATTCTTCCAATTGCTTCTATTACACTTTGCTTATGCATTTATGAATTTTTTACTCAAAAAGAAGATTTAGAAAAAAAAGATGATTTTCTTACTGTACTTCCAGTAATGATTCTATTTGCTGCGTATGTTTTTTCATTAGAGTATTTAGGATTTGACCTTGGAACAGTTCTATTTTTAGCTGCATCTTTATATATACATGGTGAAAAAAGATTACCATGGGTAATAGGTTATAGTTTAGTTTATGGTTTTATTATTGCATACTTTTTTTCAATGATGCTTCCATATCCAATGCCTATGACATTTTTACCAACTGATTATTAG
- a CDS encoding Bug family tripartite tricarboxylate transporter substrate binding protein produces MYISMFKSAIKSAVILILGLNLFATSLQADEYPNKPINFVVGFGIGGSADRMTRSMSTFLSDELNTPIKVINKKGASTQIAANYVLKKPADGYTVFASTFSPFLANTILTGGAKYKISDFDFINVQWLDFELFAVNKNSKYNSMVEVLNAIKNHPKTVKAAVFQGSVGQLLLKLMLDKYNIPQENLNLVVYNSGGKARTAIAGGQVDLIAISAQGSETIKEFIKPLAIVKNKRVKQWDAPTLNEAIEPLGFQVPVFNGSTRGFAVRKEFKEKYPKRYEKLTTAIKRTLARKDVQKFLKSNDIGYTWTGPEESNHLIQESYDIFKSYSYLVKE; encoded by the coding sequence ATGTATATAAGCATGTTCAAATCAGCAATTAAATCTGCTGTAATTTTAATATTGGGATTAAATTTATTTGCTACAAGTTTACAAGCAGATGAATACCCTAATAAACCAATTAATTTTGTTGTAGGATTCGGTATTGGGGGAAGTGCTGATAGAATGACAAGATCAATGTCTACTTTTTTATCAGATGAGTTAAATACTCCAATAAAAGTTATTAATAAAAAAGGAGCAAGTACACAAATTGCAGCTAATTATGTACTAAAAAAACCTGCTGATGGATATACAGTATTTGCTTCAACTTTCTCACCATTTTTAGCTAATACAATTTTAACAGGTGGTGCTAAATATAAAATAAGTGATTTTGATTTTATAAATGTGCAATGGCTTGATTTTGAATTATTTGCTGTGAATAAAAACTCAAAATATAATAGTATGGTAGAAGTTTTAAATGCAATTAAAAATCACCCAAAAACGGTAAAGGCTGCTGTTTTTCAAGGTTCTGTAGGACAATTACTTTTAAAACTTATGTTAGATAAATACAATATACCTCAAGAAAACTTGAATCTTGTTGTATATAATAGTGGAGGAAAAGCAAGAACAGCAATTGCAGGTGGACAAGTTGATTTAATAGCAATTTCTGCACAAGGAAGTGAAACCATTAAAGAATTTATAAAGCCTTTGGCTATTGTAAAAAATAAAAGGGTAAAACAATGGGATGCTCCAACACTGAATGAAGCAATTGAACCTTTAGGGTTTCAAGTTCCAGTATTCAATGGTTCTACAAGAGGATTTGCAGTAAGAAAAGAGTTTAAAGAAAAATATCCAAAGAGATATGAAAAATTAACTACTGCAATAAAAAGAACTTTAGCTAGAAAAGATGTTCAAAAATTTTTAAAATCAAATGACATTGGTTATACTTGGACAGGTCCTGAAGAATCAAATCATTTAATTCAAGAATCATATGATATTTTTAAGTCTTATTCGTATTTAGTAAAAGAATAA
- a CDS encoding DUF302 domain-containing protein — protein sequence MVYIEKSEKSVQEVVDKIQEIIPNYKFGVQHIHNIKETLISKGIDFKNECQVLDVCNPKVANEFLTTDMSLSSIMPCKISIYEEDGETLIAMNSLAQLVDDINPDLTDIAQTTQKTILEIIKEAI from the coding sequence ATGGTATATATTGAAAAAAGTGAAAAAAGTGTACAAGAAGTTGTAGATAAAATACAAGAAATAATTCCAAATTATAAATTTGGAGTTCAGCATATTCATAATATAAAAGAGACTTTGATTTCAAAGGGAATTGATTTTAAAAATGAGTGTCAAGTATTAGACGTGTGTAATCCTAAGGTTGCAAATGAATTTTTAACTACAGATATGAGTCTAAGCTCTATTATGCCATGTAAAATTTCTATTTATGAAGAAGACGGAGAAACTTTAATAGCTATGAACTCTCTAGCTCAATTAGTTGATGATATAAATCCAGATTTGACAGATATAGCTCAAACTACTCAGAAAACTATTTTAGAGATTATAAAAGAGGCTATTTAG
- a CDS encoding universal stress protein: MIYKKMFFPIGGGEELKERLFAALLIAKYFDANLEILKCLHDSGKKMYKNLGISSHIMKEIDDVIALKAKEESIEFEKALMEIGKIVGMDVSTTPIPNKVHALLTVKEGNRSLLVEEESKFCDIVIAAAPPSGIATATFETSVLKSGKPVLMFPRTMKTFNTKSILIGWNNTVESSRAITASIELLKQAQRVEIVSSDEYSGDMIKINQLIDYLKFHDIEASYKIVETTRIPGQALLNAALDGNFDLIVAGAYGHKGLRELMFGGATRYLLEHSTLPVFMSH, from the coding sequence ATGATTTACAAAAAAATGTTTTTTCCTATTGGTGGTGGTGAAGAGTTAAAAGAGAGATTATTTGCAGCTTTATTAATTGCAAAATATTTTGATGCAAATTTAGAAATTTTAAAATGTTTACATGATAGCGGTAAAAAAATGTATAAAAATTTAGGTATTTCTAGTCATATTATGAAAGAAATTGATGATGTAATTGCGCTAAAAGCGAAAGAAGAATCAATAGAATTTGAAAAAGCTCTTATGGAAATTGGGAAAATTGTTGGAATGGATGTATCAACAACTCCAATCCCAAATAAAGTCCATGCACTTTTGACTGTAAAAGAGGGGAATAGAAGTCTTTTAGTTGAAGAAGAGTCTAAATTTTGTGATATTGTAATTGCGGCTGCTCCTCCATCTGGAATTGCAACTGCTACTTTTGAAACATCAGTGTTAAAAAGTGGGAAACCTGTTCTTATGTTTCCAAGAACAATGAAAACTTTTAATACAAAATCAATACTTATTGGATGGAATAATACAGTTGAGTCATCACGAGCTATAACTGCCTCTATTGAACTTTTAAAACAAGCCCAAAGAGTAGAAATAGTCTCTTCTGATGAATATAGTGGTGATATGATAAAAATTAACCAATTAATTGATTATCTTAAATTTCACGATATTGAGGCTAGTTATAAAATTGTAGAAACTACTAGAATACCTGGACAAGCATTATTAAACGCTGCACTTGATGGAAACTTTGACTTAATAGTTGCAGGTGCTTATGGTCATAAAGGTTTAAGAGAACTTATGTTTGGTGGTGCTACTAGATATTTATTAGAACATTCTACTTTGCCAGTATTTATGTCTCACTAG
- a CDS encoding class I SAM-dependent methyltransferase gives MELIQANIQQELNEDYLIETLNLNNKTILELGCGAASKTADIATNGFDRKIIACEVDKIQHEKNLQKSYENIEFKLCGAEDIHLEDESVDMIFMFKSFHHIPINLMPKALSEIKRVLKPNGLAYISEPLFTGELSDMIAMFHNEELVRCEAFNAIKKSVEDEDFKLFQEIFFYSLVTYKDFNEFKSKHMSATYNEYNISKEIEKVVEEKFNQYAQRNNPITFKKPFRVDILQKI, from the coding sequence ATGGAATTAATTCAAGCAAATATACAACAAGAATTAAATGAAGATTATCTTATAGAGACTCTAAATTTAAATAATAAAACAATACTAGAATTAGGCTGTGGCGCTGCATCAAAGACTGCTGATATTGCCACTAATGGATTTGATAGAAAAATTATCGCTTGTGAAGTAGATAAAATACAACATGAAAAAAATCTCCAAAAATCTTATGAAAATATAGAATTTAAACTCTGTGGAGCAGAAGATATTCACCTAGAAGATGAAAGTGTTGATATGATTTTTATGTTTAAATCTTTTCATCATATACCTATAAATCTTATGCCAAAAGCTTTAAGTGAGATAAAAAGAGTACTTAAACCAAATGGTTTAGCTTATATTTCTGAACCTTTATTTACTGGTGAACTAAGTGATATGATTGCAATGTTTCATAATGAAGAACTTGTTAGATGTGAAGCTTTTAATGCCATCAAAAAATCTGTAGAAGATGAAGACTTCAAACTATTTCAAGAGATATTTTTCTATTCATTAGTTACATATAAAGATTTTAATGAGTTTAAATCAAAACATATGAGTGCTACATATAATGAATATAATATCTCAAAAGAAATTGAAAAAGTAGTTGAAGAAAAATTTAATCAATATGCACAAAGAAATAATCCAATAACATTTAAAAAACCTTTTAGGGTTGATATTTTACAAAAAATTTAA
- a CDS encoding response regulator transcription factor codes for MKILLLEDNKTLAKGIFNKLEQHGYIIDLFYDGEEGLYSLKTSNYDLLILDLGLPSLDGIDIIKDLRNSQKDIPILIISARDKLDQRILGLDSGADDYLCKPFDLDEVIARVQALLRRSKNQLSKLIKYKDLEYNSLSKTVTKDDVVIELSKREINIFEHMLLNLNNVVSKENIVDHITSFDDEFNPTAVETYVSRLRKKLGDSINLKTVRGLGYILNS; via the coding sequence ATGAAAATATTATTACTTGAAGATAATAAAACATTAGCAAAGGGAATATTTAATAAATTAGAGCAACATGGCTATATAATAGACCTCTTCTATGATGGAGAAGAGGGTCTATACTCTTTAAAAACTTCTAATTATGATCTTCTAATTTTAGACTTGGGCTTACCAAGTTTAGATGGGATTGATATTATAAAAGATTTGAGAAATTCTCAAAAAGATATTCCCATCTTAATCATTTCTGCTAGGGATAAGCTTGATCAAAGAATTTTAGGATTGGATAGTGGAGCAGATGATTATTTATGTAAGCCTTTTGACCTTGATGAAGTAATAGCTAGAGTTCAAGCTCTATTAAGAAGAAGTAAAAATCAACTTTCTAAGTTAATTAAGTATAAAGATTTAGAATATAATTCTTTGTCTAAAACAGTAACTAAAGATGATGTAGTTATAGAATTAAGTAAAAGAGAGATAAATATCTTTGAACATATGTTATTAAATCTAAATAATGTAGTTAGCAAAGAAAATATTGTGGATCATATTACTTCTTTTGATGATGAATTTAACCCAACTGCCGTTGAAACTTATGTTTCGAGGCTAAGAAAAAAACTAGGGGATTCTATCAATTTAAAAACAGTTAGAGGCTTAGGGTATATACTTAATTCATAA
- a CDS encoding tripartite tricarboxylate transporter permease yields the protein MDIVNLASAQQAVALLFSEPQYWLVVIPGIIIGLFFGATPGLQTSMAMAIFLPMTMYMDFLQAMLFLTAIFTGSGFGAGVPAILMNIPGTSSAIATAFDGYPMARKGEHNEALGLALGSSTFGVLLGYILLFFLIKPMSLFVLKLGPSEMFIVILWGLTLIASLTGKHVVKGLIAGLVGLLVGTIGFSDNGILRGTMGLDILADGIPVIPAMMGMFAASELFKLVKSEFLVEDESQRKVRISYILKGFRKAFSYPVILIRGSLIGVIIGAVPGVGSSVSNLLSYIETKRRDKDPDSYGKGNPKGVIASESANSTSEAGSMATLLALGIPGGGATAVMLAAFAMHNITGGPQFIREQMDVVYAIIFANFAQAFLLIILGLLLIPVLASIIKVKMTYLVPSVLVLATAGSFGLTGNMSGPGTVLVFALVGWVFRRYNFSVPAAVIGMLLGKMAEGSLVQTLQISGGEFSYILQRPITIAILVLLIFSLFGSKLIEKLTKKAK from the coding sequence ATGGATATAGTAAATTTAGCCTCGGCGCAACAAGCAGTTGCCTTACTCTTTTCGGAACCTCAATACTGGTTAGTTGTAATACCTGGTATTATTATTGGATTGTTTTTTGGAGCAACTCCTGGATTACAAACATCAATGGCAATGGCGATATTTTTACCAATGACTATGTATATGGACTTTTTACAAGCAATGTTGTTTTTGACTGCAATATTCACTGGTAGTGGATTTGGGGCTGGTGTTCCTGCCATACTTATGAATATACCAGGAACTTCCTCTGCTATTGCTACAGCCTTTGATGGTTATCCAATGGCAAGAAAAGGAGAACATAACGAAGCCTTAGGTCTAGCACTTGGTTCTTCTACTTTTGGTGTATTACTTGGATATATTTTACTTTTCTTTTTAATTAAACCAATGTCACTTTTTGTTTTAAAATTGGGTCCTTCTGAAATGTTTATTGTTATTTTATGGGGTCTTACTTTGATTGCTAGTTTAACAGGGAAACATGTTGTAAAAGGTCTTATTGCAGGACTTGTAGGTTTATTAGTTGGTACTATAGGATTTAGTGATAATGGTATTTTAAGAGGAACAATGGGCTTAGATATCTTAGCAGATGGTATTCCTGTAATTCCAGCGATGATGGGTATGTTTGCAGCTTCTGAGTTATTTAAACTTGTAAAATCTGAATTCTTAGTAGAAGATGAGAGTCAAAGAAAAGTAAGAATTTCATATATATTAAAAGGTTTTAGAAAAGCTTTTTCTTATCCTGTTATTTTGATAAGAGGAAGTTTAATTGGTGTAATTATTGGTGCAGTTCCAGGTGTTGGTTCATCTGTATCAAATCTTTTATCTTATATAGAAACAAAAAGAAGAGATAAAGATCCTGATAGTTATGGAAAAGGAAATCCCAAAGGTGTTATTGCTTCAGAATCTGCAAATAGTACATCAGAAGCTGGTTCTATGGCTACACTTTTAGCTCTTGGAATCCCAGGTGGTGGTGCAACTGCTGTTATGTTAGCTGCCTTTGCTATGCATAATATTACAGGTGGTCCACAATTTATTAGAGAACAAATGGATGTTGTTTATGCAATTATATTTGCAAACTTTGCACAAGCATTTTTATTAATAATATTAGGACTTTTATTAATACCTGTATTAGCTTCAATTATTAAAGTTAAAATGACTTATTTAGTACCGTCAGTTTTAGTTTTAGCAACAGCTGGTTCATTTGGGTTAACTGGAAATATGTCAGGTCCTGGTACAGTTTTAGTATTTGCATTAGTTGGTTGGGTTTTTAGAAGATATAACTTCTCCGTACCAGCGGCAGTTATTGGTATGTTATTAGGTAAAATGGCTGAAGGTTCACTTGTGCAAACATTACAAATATCAGGTGGAGAATTTTCATATATTCTTCAAAGACCAATTACTATTGCTATATTAGTTTTATTAATTTTCTCTTTATTTGGTTCTAAATTAATTGAAAAATTAACTAAAAAAGCTAAATAA
- a CDS encoding M20/M25/M40 family metallo-hydrolase produces the protein MNLVLEIFKEITSIPRCSGTHNEFINYVKNYALKYNYECFIDEVNNILCKKKDSNSKICLQSHYDIVCLIDNTIPKIIEDNGFFKAENSTLGADNGIGCSYMLALMADNKDLEFLFTSDEEIGLIGANDINLEIKSPFMLNLDSEEEGEICIGCAGGVDIISKHSKHELISNKDKLKLYEITISKLRGGHSGVNIHENIPNALKLIAKSIKECEGKLLDLNGGERINSIPSNAKAIIASKNPPKSTHENMSITEVKDIPEHFNVYSDEIIDFIYNFKNGVLEFNNELNVVETSINLAIVKTQINEIVVKLSARSMDNEKLIDIKKQTKKSLEKYNFTVETKGKYPAWKPDKNEFTQTVYEIYKKNNAKAEFRAIHAGLECAIFKEKFPHLKVASIGPNIYNPHSYDERVSINSINNLFKIVQEIIS, from the coding sequence TTGAATTTAGTATTAGAAATATTTAAAGAAATCACAAGCATACCAAGATGTAGTGGTACACACAATGAATTTATAAATTATGTAAAAAATTATGCTTTAAAATATAATTATGAGTGTTTTATTGATGAAGTAAATAATATCCTTTGTAAAAAGAAAGATTCAAACTCAAAAATTTGTTTACAATCTCACTATGATATTGTTTGTCTAATAGATAATACAATTCCTAAAATAATAGAAGATAATGGCTTTTTTAAAGCAGAAAATTCAACTTTAGGTGCAGATAATGGAATTGGATGTTCTTATATGTTAGCACTAATGGCTGATAATAAGGACTTAGAGTTTCTTTTTACTTCTGATGAAGAAATTGGTTTAATTGGAGCAAATGATATAAATCTTGAGATTAAATCTCCTTTTATGTTAAACCTTGATTCAGAAGAAGAAGGAGAGATTTGTATTGGTTGTGCAGGAGGTGTTGATATAATATCTAAACACTCTAAACATGAATTGATTTCAAATAAAGATAAATTAAAACTCTATGAAATAACTATTTCAAAACTAAGAGGTGGACACAGTGGTGTAAATATTCATGAAAATATACCAAATGCCCTAAAACTAATTGCTAAATCAATAAAAGAGTGTGAAGGCAAACTGTTAGATTTAAATGGAGGAGAAAGAATTAATTCAATTCCATCAAATGCAAAAGCGATTATTGCTTCAAAAAATCCACCAAAGAGTACCCATGAAAATATGAGTATAACTGAAGTTAAAGACATACCTGAACACTTTAATGTATATAGTGATGAAATTATTGACTTTATTTATAATTTTAAAAATGGTGTACTAGAATTTAATAATGAATTAAATGTAGTAGAAACCTCAATAAATTTAGCGATTGTAAAAACTCAAATTAATGAAATCGTAGTAAAATTAAGTGCAAGATCTATGGATAATGAAAAATTAATTGATATTAAAAAACAGACAAAAAAAAGCCTTGAAAAGTATAATTTTACAGTTGAAACAAAGGGTAAATATCCCGCTTGGAAACCAGATAAAAACGAATTTACACAAACAGTATATGAAATATATAAAAAAAACAATGCAAAAGCTGAGTTTAGAGCTATTCATGCAGGATTAGAATGTGCAATTTTTAAAGAAAAATTTCCTCACTTAAAAGTAGCTTCAATAGGTCCAAATATATATAATCCTCACTCTTATGATGAAAGAGTAAGTATAAATTCTATTAATAATTTATTTAAAATAGTTCAAGAAATTATTTCTTAA
- a CDS encoding Bug family tripartite tricarboxylate transporter substrate binding protein — protein MYTGIMKSTIKVVAISVLGLGLLTTSSQAKDYPTKPVNLVVGFGIGGSADRMARSMSTFLSDELGGIVKVINKKGAGTQIAANYILKRPADGYTVFSSTFSPYLATTILTGGAKYKMTDFDFINIQWFDYELFAVNKNSKYNSMVEVLNAIKNHPKSVKAAVVQGSGGHLILKLLLEKYNIPQENLNLVTYNSGGKARTAIAGGQVDLIAISAQGSENIKEFIKPLAILKNDRVQQWDAPPLNEAIKSLGFKVPVFSGSMRGFAVRKEFKEKYPKRYEKLLGAIKRTLASKDVQKFLKSNQIGYVWTGPEESNKLIDESYQFFKKYGYLLND, from the coding sequence ATGTACACAGGTATTATGAAGTCAACAATAAAAGTTGTTGCAATTTCAGTATTGGGGCTTGGTCTTTTAACTACAAGTTCTCAAGCAAAAGACTATCCTACTAAACCAGTAAATTTAGTAGTTGGATTTGGTATTGGGGGAAGTGCTGATAGAATGGCAAGATCAATGTCAACATTTTTATCAGATGAATTAGGTGGTATTGTTAAAGTAATTAACAAAAAAGGTGCAGGAACACAAATAGCGGCTAATTATATATTAAAAAGACCAGCAGATGGTTATACAGTATTTTCTTCAACATTTTCTCCATATCTAGCTACTACAATTTTAACAGGTGGAGCTAAGTATAAAATGACTGATTTTGATTTTATCAATATTCAATGGTTTGATTATGAATTATTTGCTGTTAATAAAAACTCAAAATATAATAGTATGGTAGAAGTTTTAAATGCAATTAAAAATCATCCAAAATCTGTAAAAGCAGCTGTTGTTCAAGGTTCAGGGGGACATTTAATTTTAAAACTATTATTAGAAAAATATAATATTCCACAAGAAAACTTAAATCTTGTTACATATAATAGTGGAGGAAAAGCAAGAACAGCAATCGCTGGTGGACAAGTTGACTTAATAGCAATTTCTGCACAAGGAAGTGAAAATATTAAAGAGTTTATCAAACCACTTGCAATATTAAAAAATGATAGAGTACAACAATGGGATGCACCACCATTAAATGAAGCAATTAAATCTTTAGGATTTAAAGTTCCAGTATTTAGTGGTTCAATGAGAGGATTTGCTGTAAGAAAAGAGTTTAAAGAGAAATATCCAAAAAGATATGAAAAATTACTTGGTGCTATAAAAAGAACTCTAGCCAGCAAAGATGTACAAAAATTCTTAAAATCAAATCAAATCGGTTATGTTTGGACTGGTCCTGAAGAATCAAACAAATTAATAGATGAATCGTATCAATTCTTTAAAAAATACGGTTACTTGTTAAACGATTAG
- a CDS encoding sensor histidine kinase produces MEKNNTQSISSRLVIWLTIPLIIFSILLFSVIYFFVNEKVNKFYDNNLYATGKSMEDSIGIRDGHLLVDLPYFAIDLLSSNNEGSVFYSIIDERNKLLVGYKGLVNKKILGNKKKVFYNTSFAAAQLRAVSFQVTIVNFGKKHKAIITVAETLEGRISAINDILIVLLILIGVVITSTLVISFIAVRKGLRPLYNLQNIIKKRDLKDLSPIKFDAPKEIEEVLNSINILLERSRDNIKYIEHFNSDVSHQLRTPLAELRVKVELLYKKDEKEYISFMKLLDSMSHITEQLLLYAKTNPNSININRFKKINLTQMCKEYSLKTAPRVYARGFEFAYENFDEDIFINADSILLESMLDNIINNALYYAVDEKNNPMGTISINIKRHNNTIWLNVKDEGYGLNTKDLNHIFDRFYRVDSNKKGNGLGLSIVKQIAQLHNATVQASNEEGLVISIIFPL; encoded by the coding sequence ATGGAAAAAAATAATACACAATCTATTAGTTCCCGTTTAGTCATTTGGCTAACTATCCCTTTAATAATCTTTTCTATTCTTCTATTTTCTGTTATCTATTTTTTCGTAAACGAAAAAGTAAATAAATTTTATGATAATAATTTATATGCTACTGGTAAAAGTATGGAAGATAGTATTGGTATTAGAGATGGACATTTGTTAGTTGATTTACCTTACTTTGCAATTGATTTATTATCTTCTAATAATGAAGGCTCAGTTTTTTATTCTATTATTGATGAAAGAAATAAATTACTTGTGGGATATAAAGGTTTAGTCAATAAGAAGATTCTAGGTAATAAAAAGAAAGTTTTTTATAATACATCCTTTGCTGCTGCCCAATTAAGAGCTGTATCTTTTCAAGTAACTATTGTAAATTTTGGGAAAAAACATAAAGCAATAATAACTGTTGCAGAAACTTTAGAGGGAAGGATATCTGCAATCAATGATATTTTAATTGTATTACTTATTTTAATAGGTGTAGTTATTACTTCAACATTAGTTATATCCTTTATTGCAGTTAGAAAAGGGCTTAGACCTTTATATAATTTACAAAATATAATAAAAAAACGAGATTTAAAAGATTTATCTCCCATAAAATTTGATGCACCAAAAGAGATTGAAGAGGTATTAAATAGTATTAATATTCTTTTAGAAAGAAGTAGAGATAATATTAAGTATATAGAACATTTTAATTCAGATGTTTCCCACCAATTAAGAACTCCTTTAGCAGAATTAAGGGTTAAAGTAGAATTACTCTATAAAAAAGACGAAAAAGAGTATATCTCTTTTATGAAACTTCTTGATTCTATGAGTCATATTACTGAACAGCTTTTACTCTATGCTAAAACAAATCCAAATTCAATTAATATCAATAGATTCAAAAAAATAAATTTAACACAAATGTGTAAAGAGTACTCTCTTAAAACAGCTCCTAGAGTTTATGCAAGAGGTTTTGAGTTTGCATATGAAAATTTTGATGAAGATATTTTTATCAATGCTGATTCTATTTTATTAGAAAGTATGTTAGACAATATTATCAATAATGCTTTATATTATGCAGTTGATGAAAAAAATAATCCAATGGGAACTATAAGTATAAATATAAAAAGACATAATAATACTATTTGGTTAAATGTAAAAGATGAAGGTTATGGTTTAAATACTAAAGATTTAAATCATATTTTTGATAGATTTTATAGAGTAGACTCAAATAAAAAAGGCAATGGATTGGGATTGAGCATTGTTAAGCAAATTGCACAGTTACATAACGCAACTGTGCAAGCTTCAAATGAGGAAGGATTGGTTATTTCTATAATTTTCCCTCTATAA